In Dysgonomonadaceae bacterium zrk40, one genomic interval encodes:
- a CDS encoding polyprenyl synthetase family protein, whose translation MDQGQLIKNFLRDEMLLFEEYLQTSVKSDNPLINEMVGYLFNTSGKRLRPLLVLMTAKACGGIIPETYHGAVTVELLHTATLIHDDVIDKSDTRRGKRSLHAVYDNTQAVLLGDYLLSTALLESVKTKDLNIIRIISELGQNLAEGELNQFTLANKIIVDEDAYFEVIDKKTASLMRASIAIGAITGGADSEMIARFTQLGSILGICFQIRDDIFDYFTKDVGKPTGNDIREGKITLPLIYALQHAPEAISAEMMDIIKSRDYSDDNISRLLTFSKEQGGIDYAYGKMSALIENAEEMVSGFRLNDDMESLMRLFLTYLKDRRY comes from the coding sequence ATGGACCAGGGTCAGCTTATAAAAAATTTTCTTCGGGATGAGATGCTCCTTTTTGAGGAGTATCTGCAGACATCGGTGAAAAGCGATAATCCGCTGATCAACGAAATGGTCGGCTACCTCTTCAACACCTCGGGCAAGCGATTGAGACCCCTGTTGGTGCTGATGACGGCAAAGGCATGTGGCGGAATCATCCCGGAGACCTATCACGGTGCCGTAACGGTTGAGTTGCTGCACACCGCAACCCTTATCCACGACGATGTGATCGATAAGTCTGACACCCGTCGGGGCAAACGTTCTTTGCATGCGGTTTATGACAACACGCAGGCAGTGTTGCTGGGCGATTACCTCCTCTCCACAGCTTTGCTGGAGAGCGTCAAAACCAAAGACCTGAACATCATCCGGATCATATCGGAACTGGGGCAGAACCTCGCGGAGGGTGAGCTGAATCAATTCACCCTGGCAAACAAAATCATTGTGGATGAAGATGCCTATTTCGAGGTGATCGACAAGAAGACAGCCTCACTGATGCGTGCCAGCATCGCCATTGGTGCCATCACCGGTGGTGCCGACAGTGAGATGATCGCGCGATTCACACAGTTGGGCAGCATCCTAGGCATCTGCTTTCAAATCAGGGATGACATTTTTGATTACTTCACGAAGGATGTGGGCAAGCCCACCGGCAATGATATCCGTGAAGGGAAGATCACGCTTCCCCTTATTTACGCCTTGCAACATGCCCCCGAAGCCATCTCGGCCGAGATGATGGATATAATCAAATCACGTGATTACAGTGATGACAACATCTCCCGCCTACTCACCTTTTCAAAGGAACAGGGCGGCATCGATTACGCATACGGGAAGATGAGTGCGCTGATTGAGAATGCTGAGGAGATGGTCTCAGGGTTCCGGTTGAACGATGATATGGAGTCGTTAATGCGACTCTTTCTCACCTACCTGAAAGACCGCAGATACTAA
- a CDS encoding Hsp20/alpha crystallin family protein: protein MTIIRRTNNWLPSVFNDFFGNEWTPSNSRSVPAINIQQNENGFLVEVAAPGMTKEDCNVRIDEENNLVISFEKKNESEENDNKGTYLRREFTYTQFQRTMILPDNVEKDQISAKVENGVLSVNIPIVNEEKTPNSRLIEIQ, encoded by the coding sequence ATGACAATTATCAGACGTACGAACAACTGGCTGCCGAGCGTATTCAATGATTTTTTCGGCAATGAATGGACACCAAGCAACAGCCGATCGGTACCGGCCATCAACATCCAGCAAAACGAAAACGGTTTTCTGGTAGAGGTTGCCGCTCCCGGCATGACCAAGGAAGATTGCAACGTGAGAATCGATGAGGAAAACAACCTGGTGATCTCTTTCGAGAAGAAAAATGAATCGGAAGAAAATGACAATAAGGGTACCTACCTGCGTCGTGAGTTCACTTACACCCAGTTCCAACGCACCATGATCCTGCCGGACAACGTGGAGAAGGATCAGATATCGGCCAAGGTTGAAAACGGTGTTTTGTCGGTGAACATACCGATCGTAAACGAAGAGAAAACGCCCAACTCCAGGCTCATTGAGATTCAGTAA
- a CDS encoding calcineurin-like phosphoesterase family protein produces MKNNLLFILLFITSLPLFSQQLASGFVFEDTNGNGRKDRREAGIDGVAVSNGTDVVLTRDDGSYRIPVKSGNTLFVIKPAGYKPALNDDFIPQFYYHYKPEGSPNNYTYKGVLPTGELPRSIDFALHRYDEPESFTAIVFGDPQPYSMDDLDYFTRKIVEDVEKSHNTLFGISLGDIVGDNLDLQPVYKERMRHLQLPWYNVMGNHDMNYDAPTDDLSDETFEKNFGSANYAFNYGNAHFIVLDNILYPDPRDGNGYWGGYRLDQLLFLENDLKHVPKDKLIVLSQHIQMKELAGYREADRKRLFDLLKDYENVLVMSAHTHLQDQIEYTSAEGWLGKKPLHEYNVGTTSGDWYSGKKDENGLPDATMRDGTPQGYAFLHVQNNQYSVEYKVAGKDADYQMHIYAPKVVQFKGRNTSRIMVNFFMGSPKDLVEYRIGNGDWQKMHYLEAADPSYSVKLIEWDFADKLLPGRRPSNAVNSTHLWQGAIKTDLSPGEHQIEVRATDRYGKKHYGKKSYRILE; encoded by the coding sequence ATGAAAAATAATCTTTTGTTCATTCTTCTTTTTATCACCTCCCTCCCACTCTTCTCACAGCAGCTGGCCAGTGGTTTCGTTTTTGAAGACACCAACGGAAACGGCCGCAAAGATCGCCGGGAAGCGGGTATTGACGGTGTAGCGGTCTCCAACGGAACCGATGTGGTGCTGACCCGTGACGACGGCAGCTACCGTATTCCGGTGAAGAGTGGCAACACCCTCTTCGTGATCAAGCCCGCAGGATACAAACCCGCCCTGAACGACGATTTTATCCCGCAGTTCTATTATCATTACAAGCCGGAGGGATCACCGAACAACTACACCTACAAAGGTGTCTTGCCCACAGGTGAGCTTCCGCGATCAATCGATTTTGCCCTTCACCGCTACGATGAACCGGAGAGTTTCACAGCCATCGTCTTCGGGGACCCACAGCCCTACTCGATGGATGACCTAGACTATTTCACCCGCAAGATCGTGGAGGATGTGGAGAAGAGCCACAACACCCTCTTCGGTATCAGCCTGGGTGACATCGTGGGTGATAACCTCGACCTACAGCCTGTTTACAAAGAGCGTATGCGACATCTGCAGCTCCCATGGTACAACGTGATGGGCAACCATGACATGAATTACGATGCACCAACCGATGATCTTTCTGATGAGACCTTCGAAAAGAATTTCGGCAGTGCCAACTATGCATTCAACTATGGCAATGCCCATTTTATCGTGCTGGACAACATCCTCTATCCTGATCCGCGCGACGGAAATGGCTACTGGGGCGGATACAGACTCGACCAGCTGCTTTTTCTCGAGAACGACCTGAAGCATGTACCGAAAGATAAACTGATTGTCCTCTCACAGCATATCCAAATGAAAGAACTTGCAGGGTACCGGGAAGCAGACAGAAAGCGACTCTTCGATCTGTTGAAGGATTACGAGAATGTACTGGTGATGTCAGCCCACACCCACCTGCAGGACCAGATTGAATACACCTCCGCAGAAGGATGGCTGGGAAAGAAACCACTGCATGAGTACAACGTTGGAACCACCTCAGGCGACTGGTATTCAGGAAAGAAGGATGAAAACGGGCTTCCCGATGCCACCATGCGCGACGGCACACCACAGGGTTATGCGTTCCTGCATGTGCAAAACAACCAATACAGCGTGGAGTACAAGGTTGCCGGCAAAGATGCTGACTATCAGATGCACATCTATGCCCCAAAAGTAGTACAATTCAAGGGCAGAAACACTTCCCGCATCATGGTCAACTTCTTTATGGGAAGCCCCAAAGACCTGGTTGAGTATCGCATCGGCAACGGAGACTGGCAAAAGATGCACTACCTGGAAGCAGCCGATCCCTCCTACTCGGTAAAGCTGATTGAATGGGACTTCGCAGATAAACTGCTGCCGGGACGCAGACCTTCAAACGCGGTGAACAGTACCCATCTCTGGCAGGGTGCCATCAAAACAGACCTCTCCCCCGGTGAACACCAGATAGAAGTACGTGCCACCGACCGATATGGTAAAAAACACTACGGAAAAAAGAGTTACCGGATACTCGAGTAA
- a CDS encoding DUF4981 domain-containing protein: MNVSPRRTIPYWQDVNVVQVNKEYPRTQFMTYDSKEEALQKKFEESNYYLSLNGTWNFYFAESYRDLPVNVTDSAVALDAWKEIHVPGNWELQGFGTPIYVNHPYEFVERDPLTRYPKMEPPYLPEENPVGVYRREITIPQEWDEREIFLSIDGAKSGVYLYVNGREVGYSEDSKTTAEFRITPYVKPGKNSVAIKIFRWSTGSYLEAQDFWRISGIERDVFLWSQPRTSLRDFRVKSTLDESYRDGIFELETSVANYGRGASAAEVSYELLNETGNRVATGSKRLSVHSNGVQSVRFAAELADVATWSDEHPNLYKLLITVTGEGQETGEVVPYPVGFRRIEIKQVTSGDRTDRLLLVNGQPIKLKGVNIHETNPKTGHYMTEELMIRDFELMKQHNINTVRLSHYPQSRRFYELCSEYGLYVYDEANIESHAMYYGERSLSRHPEWKEAHMERTVNMFERNKNHPSVTFWSLGNEAGNGINFFYTYKFVKDQDRGLMERPVNYERALWDQNTDMYVPQYPSAAWLEEIGRNGSDRPVVPSEYSHAMGNSNGNLDIQWEAIYKYPNLQGGYIWDWVDQAMEAYDDQGRLFYTYGGDYGVDTPSDGNFLCNGVVGPDRTPHPAMAEVKYVHQNFAFEAVDLATGKIRITNRHYFTNSDAYRFQYNITENGNAMTTGELPVTLAPQQSVEMELPIAGIKPKAGREYFLNFEVTRKEATELLPAGHQVALEQLRLPLETEKAEYASSIVNPGWKVTEKSEIIEIKRKQLLFRFDKELGMVTSYKVNGTDYFDDGFGLQPNFWRAPNDNDYGNGAPARLQVWKESSRDFRITDAKTYEEGNKMVLKVTYLLAAGNLYDVKYSLYPEGIVHTAITFHSTDMKEETISASEATLTATYSPEASAARKASSTLNVPRIGMRFRLPVTMEKVSWFGRGPGENYIDRASGSKVGLYSSNAGDLYFPYVRPQENGHRSDTRWVALSNGKKGLMVLADNTIGFNALHNSVEDFDSEEATHRPYQWNNFNREEIEGRNDADARNRKPRQTHINDITPRDYVEVCVDMKQQGVAGYNSWGARPLPEYTLPANREYQWGFTLIPLNDIRETGEKALLAY; this comes from the coding sequence ATGAATGTCTCACCGCGGCGTACAATCCCCTACTGGCAGGATGTCAACGTGGTACAGGTGAACAAGGAGTATCCCCGTACCCAGTTCATGACCTACGACAGCAAAGAGGAGGCATTGCAGAAAAAATTTGAAGAGAGCAACTACTACCTCTCCCTGAACGGCACATGGAACTTTTACTTCGCAGAGAGCTATCGCGATCTGCCGGTGAATGTGACCGATTCAGCAGTCGCTCTCGATGCGTGGAAAGAGATCCATGTACCCGGTAACTGGGAGCTGCAAGGCTTCGGTACACCCATCTACGTGAACCATCCCTACGAGTTCGTGGAGCGGGATCCTTTGACCCGCTACCCAAAGATGGAACCTCCCTATCTGCCGGAAGAGAACCCGGTGGGTGTCTATCGTCGGGAGATCACCATCCCACAGGAGTGGGATGAACGGGAGATCTTCCTCAGCATCGATGGTGCCAAGTCGGGAGTCTACCTTTACGTCAATGGCCGGGAGGTGGGTTACAGTGAGGACTCAAAGACCACCGCCGAGTTCAGGATCACACCCTACGTGAAACCGGGAAAAAACAGCGTGGCAATCAAAATATTCCGCTGGAGCACAGGATCATACCTCGAGGCGCAGGACTTCTGGCGCATCAGTGGCATCGAACGGGATGTGTTCCTCTGGTCTCAACCCCGCACCTCACTTCGTGACTTCCGTGTCAAATCGACCCTCGATGAGAGTTACCGTGATGGCATCTTTGAACTGGAAACCAGCGTGGCCAACTATGGCAGGGGTGCATCAGCCGCTGAGGTCAGCTATGAGCTGCTCAACGAGACGGGTAACAGGGTTGCCACAGGATCCAAGAGACTATCGGTGCATTCAAATGGGGTGCAGTCGGTTCGTTTCGCCGCTGAACTAGCCGATGTAGCCACCTGGAGCGACGAACACCCTAACCTCTACAAGCTGCTGATCACCGTTACCGGTGAGGGTCAGGAAACAGGAGAGGTGGTCCCCTACCCTGTCGGCTTTCGCCGCATTGAGATCAAGCAGGTGACCAGTGGCGATCGGACAGATCGCCTGCTGCTGGTGAACGGCCAGCCGATAAAGCTTAAAGGGGTGAACATCCATGAGACGAACCCGAAAACGGGTCATTACATGACCGAGGAGCTGATGATCCGTGATTTTGAGCTGATGAAACAGCACAATATCAACACGGTACGTCTCTCCCACTACCCGCAGTCACGCCGCTTCTACGAACTCTGCAGCGAGTATGGACTCTACGTCTATGACGAAGCAAACATTGAGTCGCATGCCATGTACTACGGTGAACGATCACTCTCCAGGCATCCCGAATGGAAGGAGGCACACATGGAAAGAACCGTGAACATGTTCGAACGGAACAAGAACCACCCCTCTGTCACCTTCTGGTCGCTCGGCAACGAAGCGGGTAACGGCATCAACTTCTTCTACACCTACAAGTTCGTGAAGGACCAGGACCGCGGACTGATGGAGCGACCGGTCAACTACGAACGGGCGTTGTGGGATCAAAATACCGACATGTATGTGCCACAGTATCCCAGCGCAGCATGGCTTGAAGAGATTGGTAGGAATGGCAGCGACCGACCGGTAGTCCCCTCGGAGTATTCGCACGCCATGGGAAACTCAAACGGTAATCTCGACATCCAGTGGGAGGCGATATACAAATACCCCAACCTCCAGGGAGGCTATATCTGGGACTGGGTAGACCAGGCCATGGAAGCGTATGATGACCAGGGCCGCCTCTTCTATACCTATGGAGGGGATTACGGTGTGGACACTCCCAGCGATGGCAACTTCCTCTGCAACGGCGTGGTGGGTCCCGATCGTACCCCCCACCCTGCCATGGCTGAAGTGAAGTATGTGCACCAGAACTTCGCCTTTGAGGCAGTGGATCTCGCCACAGGGAAGATTCGCATCACCAACCGCCACTACTTTACCAACAGCGACGCTTACCGCTTTCAGTACAACATCACCGAAAATGGCAATGCAATGACAACCGGTGAACTGCCTGTAACCCTGGCACCCCAGCAATCCGTAGAGATGGAGCTTCCAATAGCGGGCATCAAACCCAAAGCCGGAAGAGAATATTTCCTCAACTTTGAGGTGACAAGGAAGGAGGCTACAGAGTTGCTGCCGGCAGGTCACCAGGTGGCCCTCGAGCAGTTGAGGCTGCCCCTGGAAACCGAGAAAGCGGAATATGCCAGCAGCATCGTAAACCCGGGCTGGAAGGTGACTGAGAAAAGTGAGATCATCGAAATAAAAAGAAAACAACTGCTCTTTCGCTTCGACAAGGAATTGGGCATGGTCACCTCCTACAAGGTGAACGGAACCGATTATTTCGATGATGGTTTCGGCCTGCAGCCTAACTTCTGGAGAGCTCCCAACGACAACGACTACGGCAATGGAGCTCCCGCCCGCCTACAGGTCTGGAAAGAGTCGAGTCGGGATTTCAGGATCACAGATGCCAAAACCTACGAAGAGGGCAATAAGATGGTGCTTAAGGTGACCTACCTGCTCGCCGCCGGTAACCTTTACGACGTGAAATACAGCCTCTACCCGGAAGGAATCGTGCATACAGCCATCACCTTTCATTCTACCGACATGAAGGAAGAAACGATCAGCGCTTCGGAGGCCACCCTCACCGCGACCTACTCACCCGAGGCGTCAGCGGCCAGAAAGGCATCCTCCACATTGAATGTCCCGCGCATTGGCATGCGTTTCCGACTTCCGGTAACGATGGAGAAGGTATCCTGGTTCGGACGTGGACCCGGTGAGAACTACATTGACAGGGCTTCCGGATCGAAGGTGGGTCTCTACAGCAGCAACGCCGGTGATCTCTACTTCCCCTACGTGCGACCGCAGGAAAACGGTCATCGCAGCGATACCCGCTGGGTGGCTCTCTCCAACGGCAAGAAGGGTTTGATGGTGCTGGCAGACAACACCATCGGGTTCAATGCTCTCCACAACAGCGTGGAAGATTTTGATTCGGAAGAGGCAACGCACCGTCCCTATCAGTGGAACAACTTCAACCGCGAGGAGATCGAAGGACGCAACGACGCGGATGCACGCAACAGAAAACCCCGCCAGACACACATCAACGACATCACACCGCGTGATTACGTGGAGGTGTGCGTTGATATGAAGCAACAGGGTGTGGCGGGTTACAACAGCTGGGGTGCCCGTCCATTGCCGGAGTACACCCTTCCCGCCAACAGAGAGTACCAATGGGGTTTCACCCTGATACCTCTCAATGACATCAGGGAAACAGGGGAGAAAGCGCTCCTCGCCTACTAA
- the deoC gene encoding deoxyribose-phosphate aldolase, which yields MEKEKYHSTLQAYPFRLTDEQVTEQVNKLLTEKSEQNRRKEVYSNIYGCIDLTTLNSTDTREGVWQFTEKVNNFDGTRPDIPNVAAICVYPNFARTVKEALTADVRIASVSAGFPSSQTFTEVKVAETALAVADGADEIDVVMNLGLFLGEDYEEMCEELSEIKEACRQASLKVILETGALKTGANIYKASILSLYSGADFLKTSTGKGYPGATPEAAWVMCRAISDYHQKTGRKVGIKVSGGVATPEDALTYYTIVKETLGEEWCNNTLFRVGASRLADALLAEINTV from the coding sequence ATGGAAAAAGAGAAGTATCATTCCACCCTGCAGGCCTATCCTTTCAGGCTTACCGATGAGCAGGTGACAGAACAGGTGAATAAACTGTTGACTGAGAAGAGTGAACAGAACAGAAGAAAAGAGGTCTACAGCAACATCTATGGCTGCATCGATCTTACCACCCTGAACAGCACCGACACCCGTGAGGGAGTATGGCAGTTCACCGAGAAAGTGAACAACTTCGACGGTACCCGACCCGATATCCCAAATGTGGCGGCCATCTGTGTCTATCCAAATTTTGCCCGCACAGTGAAGGAAGCGCTTACGGCCGACGTGCGGATCGCTTCTGTATCTGCCGGTTTCCCATCGTCACAAACCTTTACGGAGGTAAAAGTGGCGGAAACAGCACTGGCTGTGGCCGACGGGGCAGATGAGATCGACGTAGTGATGAACCTCGGTCTCTTTCTTGGAGAAGATTATGAAGAGATGTGTGAAGAGCTCTCGGAGATCAAAGAGGCTTGTCGCCAGGCATCCTTGAAGGTGATTCTGGAGACCGGTGCATTGAAAACAGGTGCAAACATCTATAAAGCATCGATTCTCTCGCTCTATTCCGGTGCTGATTTCCTGAAGACCTCTACCGGTAAGGGTTATCCGGGTGCCACACCGGAGGCGGCCTGGGTGATGTGCCGTGCCATCAGTGACTACCATCAGAAAACAGGACGCAAGGTAGGGATAAAGGTTTCCGGCGGGGTGGCTACCCCGGAAGATGCGCTCACATATTATACCATTGTAAAAGAGACTCTTGGTGAAGAATGGTGCAACAACACCCTGTTCCGTGTGGGTGCCAGTCGCCTGGCTGATGCATTGCTCGCAGAGATCAATACAGTTTGA
- a CDS encoding nucleotide pyrophosphohydrolase, with product MRLLEAQQLIDEWIRTHGVRYFSELTNMAILTEEVGEVARIIARTYGEQSFKESDRKAELADEMADVLWVLLCLANQTGVDMEEALKRNIAKKSKRDATRHKENPKLNE from the coding sequence ATGAGACTACTGGAAGCGCAACAACTGATCGATGAGTGGATACGCACCCATGGTGTACGATACTTTAGTGAGCTGACCAACATGGCCATCCTCACCGAGGAGGTGGGGGAAGTGGCCCGTATCATCGCCAGAACCTACGGTGAACAGTCCTTCAAGGAGAGCGACCGCAAGGCGGAACTGGCGGATGAGATGGCTGATGTACTCTGGGTATTGCTTTGTCTGGCCAACCAGACAGGTGTTGACATGGAAGAGGCATTGAAAAGGAACATTGCGAAAAAAAGCAAGAGGGATGCCACCCGTCACAAGGAGAATCCAAAACTGAACGAATAA
- a CDS encoding D-tyrosyl-tRNA(Tyr) deacylase, producing MRVLIQRVSRAAVTIGGEIKSSIDNGLLLFVGIEEEDDDNDIEYLCRKIVQLRIFDDLNGVMNLSVSDVAGELLVVSQFTLHASTRKGNRPSYIRASKPEKAIPLYEKFCQALEQHSGRRVQTGEFGADMQVALNNNGPVTIWIDSKNRE from the coding sequence ATGAGGGTATTGATTCAACGCGTATCGCGTGCCGCCGTTACAATCGGTGGTGAAATAAAAAGCAGCATCGACAATGGTCTGTTGCTATTTGTAGGGATTGAAGAGGAGGATGATGACAACGATATTGAGTATCTTTGCAGGAAGATCGTACAACTTAGAATTTTTGACGATCTGAATGGAGTGATGAACCTCTCGGTTTCTGATGTTGCCGGAGAGCTGTTGGTCGTTTCGCAGTTCACTCTTCATGCCAGCACCAGGAAGGGTAACCGTCCCTCCTACATACGTGCGTCAAAGCCGGAGAAAGCGATCCCCCTGTATGAGAAATTCTGTCAAGCCTTGGAACAACACTCAGGCCGGAGGGTTCAAACAGGAGAGTTTGGTGCCGATATGCAGGTAGCGTTAAACAACAACGGTCCGGTCACCATCTGGATCGATTCAAAAAACAGGGAATAG
- the uvrC gene encoding excinuclease ABC subunit UvrC, with amino-acid sequence MNQEIKDTLKVIPQQPGCYQFLDEKGTVIYVGKAKNLKKRVSSYFNKQHEHPKTRILVRNIRKIKYIVVNTEEDTFLLENNLIKQLRPRYNVLLKDDKSYPSIVVKNEFFPRVYKTRNIVKDGSRYFGPYTSVQSVNTLLEIFRNVYKVRTCRLNLAPENIAAGKFKVCLQYHIKKCKGPCEGLQSLEEYNRNIAEITEILKGNISIIERQIREEMQKLADELRFEEAQELKEKLLLIQNFREKSQVVSNFGYNLDVFALEEDEQAAYINYLHVVNGAINQAYTFEYRKKLEETREELLGLGIVEMRQRFGSNSKEIIVPFLPELKLSGVDFTIPQRGDKRTLLQLSEKNVKQYKLDKLKKSEMLNPDQRATRILKGVQKDLRLKEMPWHIECFDNSNIQGTHPVAACVVFKKAKPAKKEYRHFNVKSVTGPDDYGSMREIVERRYARMLNEGSTLPQLIVIDGGKGQLHAAVESLQKIGLYGQIAVIGIAKRLEEIYYPGDSVPLYIDKNSETLKLIQQLRDEAHRFGITFHRQKRSKSQISSQLDGVKGIGKETKRKLLTHFKSIKRIKEATDQEIIELIGTSKAALIRQWISDSYNKTDI; translated from the coding sequence ATGAACCAGGAGATTAAAGATACCCTTAAAGTGATCCCGCAACAGCCCGGTTGTTACCAATTTCTCGACGAAAAGGGTACGGTGATCTATGTAGGCAAGGCAAAGAATCTGAAAAAAAGGGTCTCCTCTTACTTCAACAAGCAGCATGAACATCCCAAGACGAGGATCCTTGTAAGGAATATCCGTAAGATCAAATACATCGTCGTGAACACGGAGGAAGATACCTTCCTGCTGGAAAACAACCTGATCAAACAACTCCGTCCACGCTATAACGTGCTACTGAAAGATGACAAGAGCTACCCCTCAATTGTTGTCAAAAACGAGTTTTTTCCGCGTGTCTACAAAACACGCAACATCGTGAAAGATGGCTCCCGTTACTTCGGACCCTATACTTCGGTACAATCGGTAAACACCTTGCTGGAAATCTTTCGCAATGTCTACAAGGTACGTACTTGCAGGCTTAACCTGGCACCTGAAAATATTGCAGCTGGTAAATTCAAAGTTTGCCTGCAATACCACATCAAAAAGTGTAAAGGGCCATGCGAAGGGTTGCAGTCGCTGGAGGAATACAACCGCAACATTGCTGAAATCACAGAAATCCTCAAGGGAAATATCTCAATCATCGAAAGGCAAATTCGCGAAGAGATGCAGAAACTGGCGGATGAACTACGTTTCGAAGAGGCACAAGAGCTGAAAGAGAAGTTGTTGCTTATTCAGAATTTCCGGGAGAAATCGCAAGTTGTCAGTAACTTCGGATACAATCTCGATGTCTTTGCACTGGAGGAGGATGAGCAGGCGGCCTACATCAACTACCTCCATGTGGTAAACGGGGCCATCAACCAGGCCTACACCTTTGAGTACCGGAAGAAGCTGGAAGAGACACGGGAAGAGTTGCTCGGCCTTGGCATCGTTGAAATGAGACAACGTTTCGGCAGCAACTCGAAGGAGATCATTGTCCCCTTCCTGCCCGAGTTGAAACTGTCAGGGGTAGATTTCACCATTCCGCAGCGTGGGGACAAACGCACATTGTTACAGTTGTCGGAAAAAAATGTAAAGCAGTATAAACTGGACAAGCTGAAAAAATCGGAGATGCTGAATCCCGACCAAAGAGCAACACGCATCTTGAAGGGGGTACAGAAAGATCTCCGTCTGAAAGAGATGCCCTGGCACATCGAGTGCTTCGACAACTCCAACATCCAGGGCACACATCCGGTGGCAGCCTGCGTGGTATTCAAAAAAGCTAAACCGGCAAAAAAAGAGTACCGCCATTTTAACGTGAAAAGCGTGACAGGACCTGATGATTACGGATCGATGCGGGAGATCGTTGAAAGACGCTACGCTCGCATGCTTAACGAGGGGTCTACCCTACCCCAACTCATTGTGATTGACGGAGGTAAGGGGCAACTCCACGCTGCGGTGGAATCGCTTCAGAAAATTGGCCTCTATGGTCAAATCGCTGTGATAGGCATCGCGAAGCGGCTCGAAGAGATTTACTATCCGGGTGACTCCGTTCCGCTGTACATTGACAAGAATTCAGAGACCCTGAAATTGATTCAGCAGCTACGCGATGAGGCACACCGTTTCGGCATCACTTTCCACCGACAAAAGAGAAGCAAGTCGCAGATCAGCTCACAGCTCGATGGTGTGAAAGGAATCGGCAAAGAGACAAAAAGAAAACTGCTCACTCATTTCAAGAGCATCAAACGGATCAAGGAGGCAACCGACCAGGAGATCATTGAACTGATTGGAACAAGTAAAGCAGCATTGATTCGCCAATGGATCAGTGACAGCTACAATAAAACGGACATATGA
- a CDS encoding adenine phosphoribosyltransferase: MSIEKLTASVRNIPDFPIPGIQFKDITTLFQSPEHLKELSDILYESYRDKGITKVVGIESRGFFMGPAVAIKLEAGFVPIRKPGKLPYKVIEETYSKEYGEDTIQIHEDALTKDDVVLIHDDLLATGGTMVAAYNLVKKLGVRNIYINFLIELEDLDGRSLFPDDVEVSSILKFSI; this comes from the coding sequence ATGAGCATTGAAAAACTAACAGCTTCCGTGAGGAACATCCCGGACTTCCCTATCCCGGGTATTCAGTTCAAGGACATCACCACCCTGTTCCAGTCGCCGGAGCATCTCAAAGAACTCTCAGACATTCTCTACGAGAGCTATCGTGACAAAGGCATCACCAAGGTGGTGGGCATTGAATCGAGGGGCTTTTTCATGGGACCGGCAGTAGCCATCAAGCTGGAAGCAGGGTTCGTGCCAATCCGTAAGCCGGGTAAACTCCCCTACAAGGTCATCGAGGAGACCTACAGCAAGGAATATGGCGAAGACACCATACAGATTCATGAGGATGCCCTCACGAAGGATGATGTGGTATTGATTCACGACGACCTCCTGGCCACAGGCGGCACCATGGTGGCAGCCTACAACCTGGTGAAAAAACTTGGCGTACGAAACATCTACATTAACTTCCTGATTGAACTGGAGGACCTGGATGGGCGATCGCTTTTCCCGGACGATGTGGAGGTAAGCTCGATCCTGAAATTTTCTATTTAG